GGGTCTGACCCGCGCCGCGGCTCGCAGATTCATACTCACGTTGGTGGACCTGGGCTATCTGCGAGCCGAGGGGCGCTACTTCGCGATGACTCCCAAGATCCTCGAACTGGGATACTCCTACCTGGCCTCGGCGCCCCTGTCTGCCACCGTCCTGCCGCACCTCAACGAGTTGATCTCCGCAGTGCGTGCCGGCACGCCACTGTCCATCCTCGACGCCGGCCTGACCGTCTTGGAGGGCGTCGACGTGGTCTACATCGCCCACACGCGTGCCGAAAACCTCTTCATGCTCAACGTCTCAACCGGCACGCGATTTCCGGCGTGGATCACCTCGACCGGCCGGATGCTGCTCAGCGCGCTCAGCGACGATGAGCTCGAGACATACCTGCAGAGCGTCACGCTGACCAAGTACACGGATGAGACGGTGGCGTCGAAAGCGCAACTGCGCAAGAGTATTCGCGAGATCGGCGAGCGTGGCTGGGCGGTCCTCGATCAAGAGTTCGACGAAAGACTCTGCGCCTACGCTGTCCCCGTCTACGATCGGTCGCAACACCCAGTGGCCGCGTTGAACCTTTCGGTGATGCACACCTCATCGCGCCCGAAAGAGTCCGAGTCGGCATTGATAACCGCGATGACCAATACCGCGGCGCGCATCGAGGCCGACCTGAGGCTGCGGCGCGGACCCAATGACCTGACGCAGACCTTGTAGAGAGCCAAATCGGATCGTCAGCTGCCTGAGCAGAAACACCTTCCGGTGACGACGCGGATGCGACCGCCCGGTTGTCCCGGGCAGTCGCATCCGCAGCTGGCGTCAACTACACGCGACAGGCGTCACAGTGGAATCCACTGGCCCAGGAACCAGAATCCCCATCCTGCTCCGTTGCCGGCAGGCAACGGTTGGACCTGATGGCCGTTGTAGCTGAAAGGTTTGTGGTCTTGTCGCGCCTTGTCGATACCACGGTTCTGCCAGTCATTACCCGGACCCGGCTGGCACGCTGGAGCGTTGGGTGCATTGCACGGGTGACCCGGTTCGGCATTGGCCGCGCCTGCACCGACCAAACCGGCAACTCCGACTCCGACAGCCAGTGTCGATCCGTACATCAATTGCTTGAACTTCACTGTCAGCTCTTCTCCATTGCTCCGTTCTGCGCCAGCGTGATTCACTGGACTGCCACCACGTTAAGCGCCACAGATCGGTCACCGATGTGTCACGCTTAAGCGTTCGCTGTGCAGACGTCACGTCGTCCCGTGCGTGGCGCGGGGCCTCGTGGCCACCGGCGGATGTCCGCATCGACAACGGGCGGGAGCCCCGTCGATGTGACCGCAGTCTGAAGTCGCTGCATGACAGGAGATTCGGTGACGATCGCACCAACCCTTGTTGCCGACGACGGTTGAGGTGGTGCAGTATCACGGTGTGCGCTCTGCGATGAGATGTGTCGTGATCGGGGCGGGAGCCTGGGGTTTACCCACTGCCGCCGAACTGGCGAGGCGTGGGCATCGGGTCACGCTCATCGACCGGTACGGGCCGCTCAACGCGGAGTCGTCGTCGTCTGGGCCCACCCGATTGTGGCGCATCGCCGACCCCGACCCGGTGCGGGTCCGAATGGCGTTGCGGGGCATAGACGCCATGGAACGCCTCGCCGAACGGTCGCGGGCAACAGTGTTCCTGAAGCGTGGATTGCTGTGGCGTGACAACGAATCCCTGCCGGATCTGATCGCCACCATGCAGCAATTCGACGTCGACCATACGGTCGTCGACGACGGCGACGTCGCGATGTACCATCCCGGCCTGCGGCCGGATGGGAGGGGCGCAGTCTGGCAGCCGGCGGCCGGGATCGTTCTGGCCGAAGAATCGCTGCGGGCCCAGGAGCGGCTGTTTCTTGCAAGCGGAGGTATCGAATCGTTCGGTCGAACCGTGGCGGGCATCGAGGTCCGCGGGAACGGTGTGCGAGTGCAGTTCGATGATCACACCGTGGAGGACGCCGACGTGGTCGTCGTTGCGGCTGGCCCAGGAACTCCACGATTGCTCGAGACGATCGGTGTGGACCTGCCCCTGCATCCCTATCTCGAACAAACCGTGCACTTCGGTGATCCGGAAAACCCCGGGGCGACAAACGATCACCCGTGCCTCTTCGATGGCCCGCAGGGCGATATCCCGGGCATCTACGCGATGCCGTCACCCGGTATCGGCTACAAGGTCGGCCTCGATCTGCCGTTGCGTCCCTATGATGACGCAGACCCCGACCGCACTCCCGACATTGCCCGCACGGCACTGCTCAGGGACCGCGTCGCGCGAGACCTGACGTCGGTCGAGCCGACAGTGCTCGGTGCACACGTCTGTTCGTGGACCGATTCGCCCGACGGCAAGTTCGTCATCGACGCGTTGTCCGACGGCGTGGTACTCGCCTGTGGCGATTCCGGTGAGGGGTTCAAGTACTCGGCCCTCATGGGCGAGGTGCTGGCCGATCTCGCGGAGGGCCGAGCCGTCGATCCCGACGTGGCGGCGATGTCGATGACCCGCTTCGATAAAGGCCTGCCCGTGCACACCGGGCCGCACGCCCTCGGCAGGCATTGACACAGAACACGCTCGCCGCGCGCATCTCCGTGCGTTGACGTAGGTTTCTTCCCACCACTCATCAGCCGTCAGCGGCTGGTGCACATCCCTCGCTTGGGCCTTTTCGCGCTGCCTGTGAGACTTCAGTCACATCCTCACCACCTCTCGGGGTTGCATCACAGCTCAAGATCGCCTACGTTCAACGAACAACTTGTTTAGTGAGACAGAAACTGCGATCTACTCACACGAACGGACGTTCCATACAGATGCAATCTGAGAGCGCGGAGCCGGCCGCGAAGCCCGCTGCGGCGGAGGCCGACCTGGGTGCGCGCATTCGGGAGTTCCGCCTGGCGCGCAAGCTGACCCTGCGTGACCTCGCCACACGCGCGGCGACCTCTCCCGGATTCCTCAGCCAGTTGGAACGCGGACAGGTCAACGCCAGCGTGGGCACGCTGCGTCGGTTGTGTGAGGAACTCGGGGTAACCCTGCCCGATCTGTTCACCGACCATCACGCAAACGGCGCCCGCATTCTGCGCAAGCGAGACCGTCCCGAGATCCATGTGTCGGACACGAGCGCGAAATACCTTCTCTCCCAGAAGCCGTTGCGAAATCTCGAGGTGTACGTCGCCGAGTTCGCCCCGGGAGGCACCGCCGGGGAAGCCTACGTCCACGACGACTCCCAGGAGATCCTGCTGGTCATCAACGGCAGCGTCGTGCTCGAGCTCGACGGCGCGATGCATCACCTGGAGGCCGGCGACAGCGCGGAGTACCGAACCTCTGTGCCGCACACCGTTCACAATCAAAGCACGGAGCCTGCCGAACTTCTCTGGATCGTCAGTCCGCCCACAATATAAGGAGTGATCCGTGGCCGCTTTCTCACCGCGCCGACATCTGCCCCTGACCGCCGCATCGCTGTTCGTCACGACGGCGATCGTCGCCGGATGCACGCCGGCGGGTCCCGGCAGTGCCGCAGACGTCGATCTGGGCAGCGGCCCGCCGCAGGCCGGAACCGTGAAAGCCGATGCCTTGAAGGGAATTACGCTCACCTTCGTCTCGTACGGCGGCATCTACCAGGAGGGTCAGATGAAAGCCGCGGTCGACCCCTTCGCGCAGGAATCCGGCGCACGCATCCTTCAAGACGGACCGACGGACAACTCCAAGATCAAGAGCCAGGTGGAGTCCGGCAATGTCACGTGGGACGTCATCGACTCGACCAACGTCTTCACCGCACGCCACTGTGGTGATCTGTTCGTGCCGATCGACACGAGCATCGTCGATATCAGCAAGATTCCGCCGGGCGCCAAGACCGACGACTGTTCGGTGCCCGCCATGCAGTACGGGCTGATCGTCATCTACAACACCGAAAAATACGGTGCCAATCCGCCGGCGAGCTGGGCAGACTTCTACGACACGGCCAAGTTCCCCGGAAAGCGGGCCGTGCAAGGAGTTTCCGGCGAAGTCGATCCAGGCGTGTTCGAAGGAGCCCTGCTGGCCGACGGGGTCGCACCTGACCAGATGTATCCACTCGATGTGGATCGCGCGCTGCGCAAGATGTCGAGTATTCGTGACGACAGCGTGTTCTGGACCACCGGAGCTCAAGCACAGCAGCTTGTCGAGTCAGGGCAGGTGGACATGGCCGTGCTGTGGAGTGGCCGCGCGTACGCCGCCGTGAAGAACGGCGCACCGTTCGCACCGATGTGGAACCAGTGGATGCCCGAGGCCGACACCATCGCGGTGCCGAAGAACGCCAAGAACCCGAAGGCCTCCATGGCGCTCATCAACTTCTATCTCGGTGCCCAGCAGCAGGCGAAGCTCGCCGAGCTCACCTCGTACAGCCCGATCAACGTCGACTCCAAGCCACAACTCGACGATCTGGCCAAGGCGTATCTGACCACCACACCCGAACGGCAGAAGGACAAGTTCCCGATCGACCTGACCTACTGGGCTGACAACCACGACACGCTCGTCAACGCGTACACAGACTGGCTGGCCGGCTAACAGGATTCGACGCTATGACCGTAATCGATGCGTTGTCGGGGCCGAGCACGTCCCGCCAGGCACCAGACGAGCTGCCGGTCGGTGCCAGGCGACGACGCGGCGGTACCGTCGGCTTGCTGCTGCCCGCAGTGGTTCTCGTCCTCGGCGTCTTCGTGGTGCCACTCGGCATCATGCTGTGGCGGGCCCTCAGCGAACCAGATCTGGGGTTGGGCAATTTCGCGTGGTACCTGACCGATCCGGTACAGCGTGACGTGCTGGCCAGGACATTCACCACGGGACTGATCGTGACCATCGTCTGTCTCGTGATCGGTTATCCCTACGCATACGCGATGGTCGCGTTCGGGCCGAAAATCCGAGCGTTACTGACGATGCTCGTGCTGGTGCCGTTCTGGACCAGTCTCATGGTTCGAACGTTCTCGTGGGTCATCCTGTTGGCCGACAACGGTCCGGTGCACTCTGTGCTGAAATCGATCGGACTGGGCAACGTGCATCTCATTCGCACCAACCTCGGCGTGGTGATCGGCATGAGCCAGATCCTGTTGCCGTTCATGGTGTTACCGCTCTACGCGGTGATGGCCGGAATCGATCGCAGGCTCATCCTGGCATCATCGAGCCTGGGCGCGCGGCCTGCCGTCTCGTTTCTGCGGGTGTGGGTGCCGTTGACCCTTCCGGGCGTCGGTGCGGGCTGTTTGATGGTGTTCATCAGCAGCCTCGGCTTCTACGTGACCCCCGCATTGTTGGGCTCACCGGACAACGCGCTGATCAGTCAGCAGATCTACGCGCAGGTCAGCAGCCTGTTGCAGTGGGGGAAGGGCGGAGCGATGGGTGTGGTGCTGCTGGTCCTGACGTTCTTGGTGCTCGCGGTTCTCGCGTTGGCGCTGCGCCGCGCGAACCGGCAGGGGCTGCGAGCATGAACAGTCGGCTGAACACCGTGTGGCGGGCACTGCTGCTGCTGTTCTGCGGCATCGTCGCGCTGTGGCTGGTCGCGCCATCGCTCGTCGTGATCCCGCTGAGCTTCACCGATCGCCCCACATTCACCTTCCCGCCCACTGGTTGGTCCACGCAGTGGTACGCCAACTTCTTCTCCGATCCGTCATGGATGGCCGCCCTACAGGCCAGCATCCAGGTCGGCGTACTGGTCGCGATCGTGGCAACGGTGTGCGGAACTGCAGCGGCCCTCGCGCTGAGCCGAACCCGGTTCTTCGGCCAGCAGGGGCTCAGGGCGCTGCTGCTCGCTCCGATGCTGGTCCCGGTCATCGTGATCGCGATCGGGCTCTACGCGTTGTTCCTGCGCCTCAACCTGCTCGGAACTACATTCGGATTCGTTGTCGCGCACAGCGTTCTGGCCCTGCCGTTCGTGATCATACCGGTGATGGCCAGCCTGCAGGGGTTCGACCGGCGCCTGGAAGATGCCGCCGCAATCTGCGGGGCCGGGCGATGGACCACGTTTCGCACCGTGACGTTGCCGCTCGTGGCGCCCGGCGTCCTGTCCGGAGCGGTGTTCGCGTTCGCCACGAGCTTCGACGAGGTCGTGCTGTCGCTGTTCATCCAAAGTCCATACCTGCAGACGCTGCCCGTGCGGATGTACTCGTCGGTGACCCGGGACACCGACCCCACTATCGCCGCTGCGGCGACCCTCATCCTTGCCCTGACGACCGTCGTCACGGTCCTTGCGAGCCTCTATGCAACGAGGAGACGAAATGCCGGATGACCGCTCCCCCCAAGGCGCTTCCATCACCATGCGAAACCTGACGAAGCGTTACGGGGACTTCACCGCGGTGGACTCCATCGATCTGGAAGCCCGCCCGGGGGAGTTCTTGACCCTGCTGGGCCCAAGTGGCTCCGGTAAGACCACGACGTTGAACATGATCGCCGGCTTCGCCGACGTGACGTCAGGGGACCTGCTCATCGACGGCCGTGCGGTCACGAATCTTCCTCCCTACAAGCGGAATATCGGCATGGTGTTCCAGCACTATGCGCTCTTTCCGCACATGACGGTGGCCCAGAACGTGGAGTATCCTCTGCGGCAACGCAAGATACCCGCGGCCGAGCGGCGCACGCGCGTCGAGCAGGCACTGGAGATGGTCGGCCTTGATCACCTGGGCCGCCGTAGGCCCAAGGAGCTGTCGGGCGGTCAGCAACAGCGCGTGGCGCTCGCGAGAGCGATGGTGTACAGCCCACGCGTCCTGCTGATGGACGAACCGCTCGGTGCGCTCGACAAGAAGCTCCGCGACTCATTGCAGCTGGAGATCAAGCGCATCCACGCAGATCTCGGTACGACGTTCGTCTACGTCACACACGACCAGGACGAGGCACTCATACTGTCGGATCGCATCGCGGTTTTCAACAACGCTCGGATCGAACAAATTGGTTCCCCCACAGAGCTTTACGAGTACCCGAACACGCTCTTCGTGGCGCAGTTCCTCGGCGAGTCGTCCCTGTTCCATGGGGTTTCCGAGGGTGGGCGGGAAGCCGACTCCAACGGTCATCGCCTCTGCGCGGTCCGTGGACCTGAGCACGTCCGCGGTGCCGGTGTCGCAGTGGTGGTGCGGCCCGAACGGATCCGGATCGAGCCCGACGGTCCTCGTCCGGGCTCGGTCAACGCGGTTCCGGGCACCGTGGTGCAGCACATCTATCTCGGAAACTCGCGCAAGGTCGAGGTCCGTCTCGACGACGGCACGATCGTGCTGGTGCGTGAAAGTGCCGGTGCCATCAGCTCGGCCAGTGTCGACGATCGCATCTGGCTCACCTTCCACCCCGACGACGCCGCGATCCTCGCCTCCGGTGACTCGCAGCCCGCGGCGCCGAAGCAGGCCGCGACCGCGTCTCTTTGACCCACACGCATGACGAACAGGAGTACACCCATGCCCACCGGCGGCAGCACAGTCGGCGATCCGACGAAGTTCATCAACGGCGACGTGTCGTTCTGGTACCGCTCGATCGGCCTGCCGAAGCGGCGACCGTCGCTTCCGGGCGACCAGGAGGCCGACGTGTGCATTGTCGGCGCCGGTCTGACGGGTCTGTGGACGGCGTACTACCTCAAGCGGGAGCAGCCCGACCTGCGAATTGTCATGCTGGAGCGCGAATTCGCCGGTTTCGGCGCGTCCGGCCGCAATGGCGGTTGGCTTTCGGCCGAGCTGGCCGGTAGTCGCGACGCGTACGCATCGACCCATGGACGACAGGGTGTGGTCGACCTCATGCGGGCAATGCGCGGCGCCGTCGACGAGGTCATTTCGGTCGCCAAGGCCGAGGGTATCGACGCCGACATCGCCAAGGACGGGCTTCTGCATGTCGCCCGGACGCGCGCGCAACTTGGCCGGCTCTACGAGTCGGTGCGCTACGAACAGCAGTGGGGCGCCGGGCCGGAGGATTTCGTCGCGTTGAGCCGCGACGAGATGGACGACCGGATCCGCGTCGCAGGCGCGTTGGGCGGGATGTTCAGCCCCCACTGCGCTCGCGTCCAACCCGCGAAACTTGTGCTGGGCTTGGCCCGTGCGGTGGAAGCGGCCGGCGTCACGATCTATGAGGGCACCACGGTCACCGGCATCGAGCAGGGCCGCGCGATCAGCGACCGTGGTGTCGTGCGCGCACCGATCATGTTGCGGTGCTTGGAAGGTTTCACGGCCACCCTGGAGGGGCAGCGTCGCGACTGGCTTCCGATGAACTCGTCGATGATCGTCACGGCACCACTGACGCCGCAAGCATCCGAGCAGATCGGTTGGCGGGGCGCCGAACTGCTCGGCGACTACGCACACGGCTACATGTACGCCCAGCGCACCGCCGACAACCGGATCGCGCTGGGCGGCCGCGGCATTCCGTATCGCTTCGGCTCACGTACCGACACGAACGGGGCCACGCAACAGTGGACCATCAACGCACTGACCGAGCTCATGCACGACATGTTCCCGGCAACGGCGTCGATCCCGATCGTGCACGCCTGGTGTGGGGTGCTGGGCGTACCGCGCGACTGGACGGCCACCGTCGATCTCGACCCGGTGACCGGCTTGGGCACGGCAGGCGGCTACGTCGGTAGCGGGTTGACCACCACCAACCTTGCCGGTCGTACGCTCGCCGACCTGGTCCTCAGGCGCGATACACCGGTGACCCGCCTGCCGTGGGTCGGGCGCCGAGTTCGGCGGTGGGAACCCGAACCGCTCCGATGGCTCGGCGTGCAGAGCATGTATGTGCTCTACCGGATGGCCGACCGCCGAGAGGCCGAACGTGACCTGCCCAAGACCAGCCGGATCGCCCGGATCGCCAACATGATCACCGGTCGCTGACAGCGGCGAGAGTACGAGGACGGAACTGTGTCAGTCGATTTCAATGTCAGTCTGCGCCATACACCGGCAGAGGGCGCCGATCTGCCTGCCGCGCAACCGAAGCCGACGAGCAGAAGTAACCAGATGGAGTCGTCATTGGACCTGTGGGGCGACGGTGAGACCGCAGTCGGCATCTGGGAGTGCGGACCAGGCGAGTTCACAGCCGACCGCACCAATACGACCGAGGTGTGCCACATCGTGTCCGGCCGCGGCACCGTCACCGGTGACGACGGCACGTCCGCGGACATCGGCCCAGGGTCACTGCTCGTCCTGCCCCGCGGATGGCGCGGTACCTGGGTCATCCACGAAACGATCCGCAAGTCTTACGTATTGATCGACGCGTAGCGCAGGACTCGGCTATCGCGTCCGCGGTGCCATCTGGCGGTTTACGACGGTGTGCGGCCGGTGAGCCGAGTGCGCGCGGTGTTGATGGTGTCGGGTCGACTTGGCTCGGTGGCGTGCGGGTGTATCAGTTCTTTTTCGGAAACTGTTGTCCGAACGAAGCTCCGGCTCGATCAGTCGGGATCCTGAACTCGATCCGCTCCGGTCCGGTAGACGCGGGGGACGCGTCCTCCGATGCCGGTGAGTATTTCGTATGCGATGGTGTCGCTTGATGCTGCAAGGTCGGTGATACAAGGGTCGCCGGTGGTTGTGTCGCCGAAGACTGTCACTTCGTCGCCGACGCGCGCATTGATCCCCGTCGTATCGATGACGAATTGATCCATACAGACCCGGCCGACTATCGGCGCACGTCGACCTCGCACGGTAACCTGGGCGCAGTTTGAGCCGGACCGCGGTACGCCGTCGGCATACCCGAGCGGCACCAGGGCCAACGTGGAATCTCGCTGAGTGTGGTAGGTCGCACCGTATGAGACGGGGTAACCGCGCCCCACAGCGCGGAGGCGGACAATCTGGCTTCGCAGTGTCATCGCCGGCTGCAGCACTATCCGGCCGTTGACAGAATCCCACGACGTAGGGCTCACCCCATAGCTGGCAAGACCGCACCGAACCAGGTCGAGGTGAGTGCTTGGCTTGGTCAACAGTGCAGCCGAATTGGCGAGGTGCCGAAGCTCGGGTACCAGTCCCGCCGCCCTGACAGTTTCCAGCGCCCGCAGATATGTCTTCAGCTGCTGGTCGGTCGGCCGAGGATCTTGCTCGTCGGCACGCGCCAGGTGCGACCACACCCCGACAAACCGGACTGTCCCTTGCTGTTCAGCTCGCCGCAGGCGTTCGACGAGCGTTTGTAACTCTGCGAGATCGCAGCCAGCGCGTCCCATGCCGCTATCCACCTCGAGGTGGACGCGGGCTGATTTGCCGACGGACCGAGCAGCTCCGATGACGCGGGTGAGCGCCCAGGAAGACTCAACCGACAGATCGATCTCTGCGGCCACCGCATCGTCGAAGGAATCACTTGGCGAGAGCAACCAGGCCAGGATCGGGGATCGGATACCAGCGGCTCTGAGGCTCAGGGCTTCTGAGATCAAGGCGGTACCGAGCCAGTCGGCCCCGCCGGCGAGGGCGGCCAGGGATGCCTGCACAAGTCCGTGCCCGTATCCGTCGGCTTTCACGACAGTCATGGACTGAGCACCGGCGTTCAGACTTTTGAGCGCTCTGACGTTGTCCTGAATTGCCGCGAGGTCGATGTACGCGACTGCCCTGTGATCGAGAGGCGCTCGCGGAGCCCGGCGGTCAGGGAATCGAGGTGTTCGGTGCATGCTGCTGTGCTGTGCTCTGGGGCCCCCTGCCGGGGATGGAGTCGAGCAGCAGTTGGGTGTAGGGGTGCGTCGGGCTGGTGAAAAGCTTGTTGCTGTCCCCCTGTTCGACGATGTGGCCCGCGTACATCACGGCCGCGCGTTCGGTCATGTAGCGCACGACGGCGAGATCATGACTGATCAACAGGAGCGACAGACCGCGTTCTTCTTGGAGGTCACGCATCAGATTGAGAATCTGGGCCTGCACCGAAACATCCAGGGAGGACGTGGGTTCATCGGCGACGAGCAGATCAGGCCCGCACGCCAGCGCGCGGGCGATGCCCACTCGTTGACACTGCCCACCACTGAGGCGGGCGGTGCGCGAGTCCAGGGCTCGTTCTGGCAGGCCGACCTCTTCCAGGAGGCGACGCGCGGCCCCGATGGCAGCGCGGCGGCTCCCGCCATTCCACCGATGGTAGGAGTCAGCTACCACCTCCTCGGCAGTGAGCTTGGGATTGAGCGCCCCGTATGGGTCTTGAAAGACCATCTGAATCCGTCGGCGGACCGGGTCTTTGGCAGGCCGCTTGCCCCACTGCTGGCCACAGATGCGTACTGTACCTGAGGCCGGTGCAACGAGACCCATGATGACTTTGGCCAAGGTTGTTTTACCGCAACCGCTTTCACCGACCAGTCCAACCGATTCGCCGGCGGCGATGGTCAGTGAGACCCCTTTGAGGGTCAGTGCGTTTGTGCGATATCCAGCTGTGACCCCGGATACCTCGACGAGTTGTTCAGGCATCGATTTCCTCTTCGGCTCGGATGCACCGCACGTGGTGCCCTGGGTCTACTTCGTTGACGATGGGCGGATGCGTGCGGCATTCGTCGGTCGCCAGTGGGCAACGGTCGGCGAAACGGCACCCTGGAGGCCACGCACCAACGGCCGGGGGCCGGCCGGGTAAGCCTTTGAGTCGATTGTCTGTCACCTCGACCATAGAGGGGCGAGCCTGCATCAGCGCTGCGGTATACGGGTGCCGGGATCGTCCGAAAAGTGTTGCAGTCGGCCCTGTCTCCATCGATTGGCCGGCGTACATAACGAGGACACTGTCGCAGACGTCGCTGACAATTCCGAGATCGTGCGTCACCAGGATCAGCGCCATGCCGGTGGAGGAACACAGGTCTGTCAGCAACTCCAACAGCCGGCGTTGAACGGTGACATCGAGAGCGGTGGTGGGTTCGTCGGCGACCAGCAGTCGCGGTTCACCCGCGATACCGAGTGCAATCATGACGCGTTGGCGCATGCCTCCGGACAATTCGTGAGGGTATTTCGCGAGCACACCTCTGGGGTCAGGCATCTGCACCGCCGCCATGAGTTCCTCGGCACGGGCGACAGCCTTCTTCTTGCTAACGCCGTAAAGCCGTACAGTCTCGGCGATCTGCTGCCCGACCCGCATGACCGGGTTCAGCGAGTTGAGCGAACTCTGCGGAATGAAACCGATTTCGCGGCCGCGGATCGCGCGCCATTGACGGTCATCGAGGGACAACAAGTTCATGTCGCGATAGCGCAGTTCTCCGGTGGCGGTCATCCCTTTCCGCTGCAATGCCCCCAGCACTGCGCGGCACGTGATGGACTTGCCCGAACCCGTTTCACCGACGATGCCGAGACGCTCGCCTGGCGAAAGCGCAAAGCTGACTGAGTCGACAATGGGGGCGGTGGGCGTGCGGATAACGAGGTTGCGTGCGCGCAATAGAACTTCGCCGCGCTCGTCGGCATTGCCGGTGTGCATTGCGGTCTCCAGGGTGTACGAACTGTGAGTGGTCATTTGCTGCCTTCAGACAGGACCCGGGACCCTTGCCCCATGAGGCGGACCGCAATGCCGGTGCACACGATGAACAGGCCCGGCCCCAGACATACCCAAGGAGCCTCGCTCAGTACTGAGCGCCCGTCGTAGATGATGCTGCCCCACTCAGGAGTGGGCGGTTGGACGCCGGCGCCGAGGAACGGCAGTGCGGCAATGACACCGATGACCAGTACCGCATCGGACAGTGCGTAGGTCAGGGTGGCCGGAAGAACATTGGGAAAGATGTGGCGTCGCACAATGGTCCACCAGCTCAGCCCGCTCACCCTGGCGGCGACCAAGAAGTCACGTTCGCGCAGTGCCAACGTTTCCCCGCGGGCGATCCGCGCATACACGCTCCAGCTCGTCAGAAACAGGGCCACGAGGATTCCCGGTACGCCTGCGGGGAGGAACCAGAATGTCGTGGACTGACCCAGCACGACAGCCAGCGCCAGGATCAAAATGTTGAAGGGAAACGCCAGGATGGCATCCACGGTGCGCATCACGACACGGTCCAGTAGGGATCCAGCAACCAGACCCGACGCGATGCCGATCACGGTGCCCACGAGCAAAGGCACGACCACTCCGATGAAGGCGACTCCCAGGTCGAGTCTGCCGCCGACGAGGGTCCTGCTGAAGACGTCGCGGCCGAAGGCATCGGTGCCGAACGGGTGGGTCGGGCTTGGAGCGGAGAGCGGTACGCCGACGAAATCGGTGGTTGATGTGGTGAGGACCAGCGGAGCAAGGACGCACAGCGCAACGATGGTTCCCAGCAGAACGGCGCCTGCGGCGAAGGTACGGTTGCGCGGCGAGAGGGTTGTCCGCTTCGGGGCGGATGCGGTTGACGGAACCGGTGTGGTCATGAGCGTGCCCTCGGATCAACAGCAGCGTGCAAGAGGTC
This genomic window from Mycolicibacterium goodii contains:
- the alr gene encoding alanine racemase, giving the protein MHRTPRFPDRRAPRAPLDHRAVAYIDLAAIQDNVRALKSLNAGAQSMTVVKADGYGHGLVQASLAALAGGADWLGTALISEALSLRAAGIRSPILAWLLSPSDSFDDAVAAEIDLSVESSWALTRVIGAARSVGKSARVHLEVDSGMGRAGCDLAELQTLVERLRRAEQQGTVRFVGVWSHLARADEQDPRPTDQQLKTYLRALETVRAAGLVPELRHLANSAALLTKPSTHLDLVRCGLASYGVSPTSWDSVNGRIVLQPAMTLRSQIVRLRAVGRGYPVSYGATYHTQRDSTLALVPLGYADGVPRSGSNCAQVTVRGRRAPIVGRVCMDQFVIDTTGINARVGDEVTVFGDTTTGDPCITDLAASSDTIAYEILTGIGGRVPRVYRTGADRVQDPD
- a CDS encoding ABC transporter permease; protein product: MTTPVPSTASAPKRTTLSPRNRTFAAGAVLLGTIVALCVLAPLVLTTSTTDFVGVPLSAPSPTHPFGTDAFGRDVFSRTLVGGRLDLGVAFIGVVVPLLVGTVIGIASGLVAGSLLDRVVMRTVDAILAFPFNILILALAVVLGQSTTFWFLPAGVPGILVALFLTSWSVYARIARGETLALRERDFLVAARVSGLSWWTIVRRHIFPNVLPATLTYALSDAVLVIGVIAALPFLGAGVQPPTPEWGSIIYDGRSVLSEAPWVCLGPGLFIVCTGIAVRLMGQGSRVLSEGSK
- a CDS encoding ABC transporter ATP-binding protein, which produces MTTHSSYTLETAMHTGNADERGEVLLRARNLVIRTPTAPIVDSVSFALSPGERLGIVGETGSGKSITCRAVLGALQRKGMTATGELRYRDMNLLSLDDRQWRAIRGREIGFIPQSSLNSLNPVMRVGQQIAETVRLYGVSKKKAVARAEELMAAVQMPDPRGVLAKYPHELSGGMRQRVMIALGIAGEPRLLVADEPTTALDVTVQRRLLELLTDLCSSTGMALILVTHDLGIVSDVCDSVLVMYAGQSMETGPTATLFGRSRHPYTAALMQARPSMVEVTDNRLKGLPGRPPAVGAWPPGCRFADRCPLATDECRTHPPIVNEVDPGHHVRCIRAEEEIDA
- a CDS encoding cupin domain-containing protein, with protein sequence MSVDFNVSLRHTPAEGADLPAAQPKPTSRSNQMESSLDLWGDGETAVGIWECGPGEFTADRTNTTEVCHIVSGRGTVTGDDGTSADIGPGSLLVLPRGWRGTWVIHETIRKSYVLIDA
- a CDS encoding ABC transporter ATP-binding protein, coding for MPEQLVEVSGVTAGYRTNALTLKGVSLTIAAGESVGLVGESGCGKTTLAKVIMGLVAPASGTVRICGQQWGKRPAKDPVRRRIQMVFQDPYGALNPKLTAEEVVADSYHRWNGGSRRAAIGAARRLLEEVGLPERALDSRTARLSGGQCQRVGIARALACGPDLLVADEPTSSLDVSVQAQILNLMRDLQEERGLSLLLISHDLAVVRYMTERAAVMYAGHIVEQGDSNKLFTSPTHPYTQLLLDSIPGRGPQSTAQQHAPNTSIP
- a CDS encoding NAD(P)/FAD-dependent oxidoreductase codes for the protein MPTGGSTVGDPTKFINGDVSFWYRSIGLPKRRPSLPGDQEADVCIVGAGLTGLWTAYYLKREQPDLRIVMLEREFAGFGASGRNGGWLSAELAGSRDAYASTHGRQGVVDLMRAMRGAVDEVISVAKAEGIDADIAKDGLLHVARTRAQLGRLYESVRYEQQWGAGPEDFVALSRDEMDDRIRVAGALGGMFSPHCARVQPAKLVLGLARAVEAAGVTIYEGTTVTGIEQGRAISDRGVVRAPIMLRCLEGFTATLEGQRRDWLPMNSSMIVTAPLTPQASEQIGWRGAELLGDYAHGYMYAQRTADNRIALGGRGIPYRFGSRTDTNGATQQWTINALTELMHDMFPATASIPIVHAWCGVLGVPRDWTATVDLDPVTGLGTAGGYVGSGLTTTNLAGRTLADLVLRRDTPVTRLPWVGRRVRRWEPEPLRWLGVQSMYVLYRMADRREAERDLPKTSRIARIANMITGR